In the genome of Capricornis sumatraensis isolate serow.1 chromosome 4, serow.2, whole genome shotgun sequence, the window TCTTAGTTTGTCATtactgtttttaactttttcatgCTAGGTTTTGTTTTGTCTATATGTTTTTTGGTAATTCATCTCTTCTTTTTATGAAAGAatcagaatataaataaataaccaccACCAAACTAAATAGGGTTGAAATTTCTCAACATGGAAAAGAAGTATTATTAATACTTACTTATTATTAGTGTTATTATCTATTACTTACTACTATGTTATTAAGTCTATCTCTGTCCTCTCTGGCACCCACCATTTGTAAAGGATGTTGGAGAGAGATAGAATCCACCCGAACTTACACTGAAATTTCTGAGAAGCAGGAAAAGTGATTTCATGTTTTATCTTTTCTGCATTCATCTTCTTAACCCTGTATGGGATAAATAAAAGTCTAACTACTTAGGAACAGAAGGAACTTCGATAATTTATCCCCctcaaattaaaaattacttaaatggATTTAAGTTCAAAACACTCAATTACCTTTAAAGAGGTTATAATTCAGTATTCTGTAAAATGTTGAGCAGTTTTATTACAATAGCTATAGTCAGTCTAGATGGTCATTCTAAAATTTCTGAAGTAAATTCGATATGTATCCAGTAAACCCCAATAATGTACTCCAGGATAATGCAGACTTGGATATAAAGCAATTTGTGGTTGGTTTCTATTCCCTACAGTGCTGGTGAATGGCAGACAGCCCCAGACAGCCTCAATATTTTTCTTGCCTAGGATTTCCCAACCAGCCACAGGACCCAGAACCATCACTATTGATTGTTTAAGCCATAGTTGACAGTCACCACAAATGGTGATAAACTGTAGCTGGGATAGAAATGGGTGAAAATCATTTCACCATATTCCCGAAACTCCTAAACCAGCTAGCTGTGTATTGTCTTCTAGCCATTTCTTTAACTTCATAATGATGTGATCTCCTtatgttgtatattttggagCCTGCTTACTGCACTATGGGTGTGGTTTTACCGTACAAGAGTTGAAGACTGAATAAGGAATCTTTTCATAATTGTTTTTATTGGCAAGTAGTATAGGACAAAATAAGGCATTTCTATTATATGACAGAAAAGCttttatattgtttatatgtatttttaatcagTGTTTTGTAATTTTACAGTTACCTTCTATGATGTGTATGTTGTCCTGCAAGCTTTCATACTGACTTGTGCAGTATTTCTTGGTTTGACTGTATATACTTTACAGTCTAAGAGAgatttcagcaaatttggagcAGGGTAAGTGATATATTTATCATGGCTATGATAGATAGGTATCTTTAATACTACCTAGTTTTGAGAGAGGTGCTATACTGTTAGCTTTGGATACTTTAAAAATGGAGGTAATGAGAAGTCCTCCCTTTGGGCACTAGGGCCTTACTCTCCTGAAGCATACATGATAGGAGATGGAAAGTAGCTTTGAGTTTTTTGCTTTGCCTCTATATTGAAAGGGAAGTGAATGCCCTGAAATTTAAGCTTTCTAGAGAGGCTATAGGCTTGCATGCTTTATAAATGGTATGAAATTTACCTGAATTATTTAGATCTTAACATTAACTGTTAGAAATGTTACCATCCACATCTTTGTGGCAAAAGCAAGGTAATTGTGACCCAGGTGCTAGAGAAGCCTGCATGAACTTTAAATCTTTTTGATCCTGTATCCTGTTTGACCTGTATCCTTCTTCAAACTAATATAAGGAATGACCCTTTTTATATTAGGATAATGGTACTGTGTTGCCCTCACCTTGGTAAGAATGCATAGAATCTTTCCTAAGCTCACAATGGCTTTCTTTTGGCATATAATCACCCaaacattttctgttcttttttcctgttaaagcattaaaaattaaCAAGCAGTCTAGTCTTGTAaaactttctttcctccctcttttttCCTGGTACTCCAGATagtggagatagtgaagggactgggaggtctggtgtgctgcagtctatggggtcacaaggagttggacatgacttagcaattgaacaacaaccagATTATCAGAAGTGTGTACTGGGATAAAATATTACTTGGTCAGCCAATACTGACAATTGTGCAAGATGCATAAACAGTTGTATTAGAATGGAGTTTAATTTAAGgagaagctatatatatatatatatacacacacacatatatatatatatataaattttttttttgcttcctgttTTGCATATGTGTTAGGTTCTGTTCTTCTAGGAACCAATTAAGTTCTTTGGAAATTGTCTGAATCTTTTGAGGTTTGTTTTTAAGCTCTGTTAGCTGGATTCAGAACAGCTTTTAGTTTAGGGCTAATTTGGCCCCATTCTTGAGATAGTATCCTTCTGAGGATTACTCAAAGCCCCATGTCTCAGGTCTTTCCACTCTGGCTGGTGTGAATCAAAACTATTCCTGGCTTTAGTGTGTCTGAGGATTTTTCTGCCTGGTTCTCTCTGGTGGTTCTTTCTCCAGACTTTGGTACTTCCTCACAAATATGCATTGATAAGTATTCAGCTAAAGACTGGAGGAGAACCCTCTGCATGCCACCAGAACTCTTTGTATAACTCTTTTTTTCTCTAGAACTTGGACCTTCAGAGTCTACCACTTTAGCTTCTCTCACCTCTGAATTCTCGTCTCTTCAACTGAAGGAAACCACAAAGCTGCATATGGATTCCTGTCCCTGCACTGTTGCCTGGGAACTCTagctgggtcatttgtagagctCACCTTCTTTGTTTCCCTTATCTCAGGAGTCATTGTCCTGTGCTGCTTGTTGTTTGAAAACTGTTGTTTGGTATatttgtctcatttttatttaaggaGAGAGCATAAATTTGTTCAGTGTACTTCTTGTGGCCTGAGGCAGCAGATGTATATTCAGGCTTCCAAGTCTCATAAGATAATAGGACTGACTTCCTAGATGTCCTTGTCATATAATTATatcttacatatataatatataattttattttatatataatgactGATAACTCATAAAATTATAGCAGTGGCAAATTTATTTGCATAAATTAAGTTCTCTAATACATCAGAATAAAACTGTACATTGGGAACTCTAATGGATATGCGTGTTCACAGAATAATTTGTTATTTGGTTAAAGATGCAATTACACTTCATtggtaaatttatatatttttaagaagttttaTAGCTCTCTGAATTAAATGATATTTCTAATGATATTTTGATTAtgtcaatattttctttatattccaattgAAAACTTTGAAAATCATACTCTTAATTAGTTTCATACACCATAAAAGCAAATGTTGAATAGATAGCTGTtctttccatttctgggtattctATAATATTCATTGTACATTTAGGAATTCTtacatttcagtgattttttacCAAATATCAGGATGgatttatttattcagaaaatGCTAAATGAGTTTACAAAGGTTTTTGGTTAGGAACAATattctaaattattaaaatttttgtttttatagattGTTTGCTGGTTTGTGGATTTTGTGTTTGTCAGGAATCTTGAGGGTAAGTTGTTTTAGAATGGTAActtgaaatataaataatctcaaaAAGCTATAAGAGACATGTTATGGTAGGACACTTGGTTATAATTATCTGGAACATTTGTATgtagaatgatttttaaatgatattttaaaaatcaaggtcTTATGTATTGGTTGAAAGAAAGATGAACAAATGAgttaaatgaaatagaaagagGTCCTCACTTGCAATTGCTAATCTTCAGGTGGCACATGTAATTCtgagtaagaaatagattttaaataatttatgtttGGAATGGTACTGTTCAAAGTCAGGTGGGTAATTTAACAGAAAGGAGGATATTCATTGGTTCCTCCCTTCACCCATTCATCCAACACAAGTGGACCTGCCCTGCCTTTTTCTACTTTTAACATTTGTATTCAAAGTTGTACAGAATTATTAAGTATGTATGTAGAGTATAAGTAACTTAAGTATTCTTAATGCTGTTCTTTAAATACAAAACTATTACAGTAATCTCTTGCCTTTAGTTGTTTTTTTACAGTGAGACAGTGGAGTTGGTCTTGGCTGCTGGGGGAGCCCTTCTTTTCTGCGGATTCATCATCTATGACACACACTCACTGATGCACAGGCTGTCACCTGAAGAGTATGTATTAGCTGCCATCAACCTCTACTTGGATATCATCAATCTCTTCTTGCACCTGTTACGGGTTTTGGAAGCAGTTAATAAAAAGTGATTGAAAGCAGTATATAGAAACTGATTCATTAAGTAATAAAGTTTGAGATATAATTGTTAAATACTTTCAAGATCTTATTTGTATGCTGTGTATTATAAAGTATAAATCTCCTTTGACTAGATTTTAATCttatttagaaaggaaaaagtatGAAAGATAAATTATAGGGAATTATTCAGTAttacaataaaattatattaaaatgttaattacatTTCATTACAGTATgatgcattaaaaattaaaagtgtgcTTAAGTCAGGTATTTTGACATAAAAGTTAatgttcttagtttttaaagtacaggtttcatttaaaaattatagcagTATACCAGTGACCAATATAACTTTAGCAAATTCCTGACAGCATTCATTTGCTATTCattcataacaaagtaccaccgATTGCATGgattaaacagaaatttattttctaaagttttGGAGGTTGGAAGTGTGAGGTCAAGGTAGGGTTGATTTCTTCTGAGGTCTCTCTCTTGCCTGAATGATGGTCATCTCCATGTGTCTTTACATGGACTTCTCTCTGTACTTGTCTGTattcagatttcctcttcttgtaaggataccagtcatattggactAGGGCTCaccctaatgacttcattttactttaatgACCTCAATAAAGattctgtctccaaatacagtcacattctgaggtaccagGAATTGGGACTTTGCACTGGTTGTAAATGTTTGCATTCACTAAAAAATTTGTTGAAACGTAATGCCCCCTGGGATGCTGTGAGGAGGTAGGGCTTTTGGGATGTgcttaggtcatgaggatggagttCTCACAAGTGGGATTAGTGCTCTTTTTATAAGAGAGCCCACAGACACCCCTCACCCTTTCTGCTACATGAGCTAATGATGAAAAGAcagtctatgaaccaggaagaggaCCTTTAAACTAGACACTGAATATGcctgcaccttgatcttggacttcccagcctttagaactgtgagaagtaaatttttgttgtttataaaccACCCAGCCTCTatagtgttttgttttggctgcccAAATAGATTAAGACAGACTTTATTATCTGAATTTTCAGCGGGTACAACTCAGCCTGTAACACTCACTAAGCATTGTTTCTCAGCTACTAAACTGAAGTAAACTAGTAGTATATGGATACAGCCTTTGCTGAGTTTTAGATGTAAATTTGACTCCCATCACTATCAATTAATTATTGAATATCCAGTTGCATAATGCTATACTCAAGTTAACATAGCATCGTAGGTAAGAGAATCTAGATTGAAATTCTTACTGTGTAATCAACTGGTGATTTGACCTTTGGCACATTACTTATCCTTCCTACCTTAGGTCTTTACCTCATCTTTATAATAGGAAAAACATCACCTTCTTAATtgattgttgtaaggattaagtgagatgaGTATGTCATATAAACTAAGTGTTTATTAATGTCAGCtgctgttattattgttattgtcgGTCCAAAGGGAGAATGTACTGAATTGTGACTAAAgataataaataagcaaatgcagataaagacattttaaaaatgtaaaataataccgtttttattttttgttgttgttgtctgtttttatttttaattggaggataattgttttacaatgttgtgttggtttctataactatatatatatatatatctcccctccctcttgagcctccctcccacccctgtaggtcatcacagagcactgagctgagctccccgtgttacacagcagcttcctactagctatctcttttacacatgGGAGTGTGTATGTCAGCActactctcaattcatcccaccctctctttccccattGTTTCCACAAGTGCATTCTCTACGTGTGCatctttattcctgccctgctgATAGGTTCAGCAGTACCAATACCATAtagattgcatatatatgtattaaaatatgatacttgtttttctgactgacttcactctgtaacAATACCATTTTCTTCACTCTGTAACAaggtcatcttttttctttttacccagCAAATCATTGTTTGGCTCAGGAATAACAGTTTTAACAACTGGTGTAGTTATATTTTGTAAAaacaaccatcagttcagttcagtcgctcagttgtgtccaactctttgtgactccatgaactgcagcacgccaggcctccctgtccatcaccagctcttggagtctacccaaacccatgtccatcaagtcggtgatgccatccaaccatctcatcctctgtcgtccccatctcctcctgccctcaatctttcccagcatcagggtctttcaaatgagtcagctcttcacatcaggtggccaaagtattggagtttcagcttcaacatcagtccttccagtgaacacccaggactgatgtcctttaggatggactggttggatctccttgcagtccaagggactctcaagagtcttctccaacaccacacttcaaaagcatcaattcttcagtgctcagctttctttatagtccaactctcacatccatacatgaccactggaaaaaccatagccttgactagatggacctttgttggcaaagtaaattctctgcttttgaatatgctatctaggttggtcgtaactttccttccaaggagtaagtatcttttaatcatggctgcaatcaccatctgcaatgattttggagcccagaaaaataaagtcagcgattgtttccactgttccccatctatttgccatgaagtgatgggaccggatgccatgatcttagttgtctgaatgatgagttttaagccaactttttcactctcctctttcactttcatcaagaggctctttagttcttcactttcggcattaagggtggtgtcatctgcatatctgaggttattgatatttctcccggcaatcttgattccagcttgtgcttcttccagccccgcgtttctcaagatgtactctgcatagaagttaaataagcagggtgacaatatacagccttgacgtactccttttcctatttggaaccagtctgttgttccatgtccagttctaactattgcttcctgacctgcatagcagtttctcaagaggcaggtcaggtggtctggaattcccatctctcagaattttccacagtttattgtgaaccatacaaaggctttggcatagtcaataaagcagaaatagttgtttttctggaactctcttcactttttccatgatccagtggatgttggcaatttgatctctggttcctctgccttttctaaaaccagcttgaacatctggaaggtcatggttcatgtattgctgaagcctggcttggagaattttaagcattactttactagcgtgtgagatgagtgcagttgtgtggtagtttgagcattctttggcattgcctttctttgggattggaatgaacactgaccttttccagtcctgtggccactgctgagttttccaaatttgctggcatattgagtgcagcaccttgaCAGCGTCATCTTtgaggatctgaaacagctcaactggaattccatcacctccactagctttgttcatagtgatgcttcctaaaacccacttgacttcacattccaggatgtctggctctaggtgagtgatcacaccatcatgattatcttggtcgtgaagatcttttttgtacagttctgtgtattcttgccacctcttaatatcttctgcttctgttaggtccctaccatttctgtcctttattgagcccatctttgcatgaaatgttcccttggtatctctacttttcttgaagagatctctagtctttcccattctattgttttcctctatttctttgcattgatcactgaggaaggctttcttatttctccttgctattctttggcactctgcattcaaatgggtatatctttccttttctcctttgcttttcacttcccttcttttcacggctacttgtaaggcctcctcagatggccattttgcttttttgcatttctttttcttggggatggtctttattcctgtctcctgtacagtgtcacgtacgtctatccatagttcatcaggcactctatcattcATATATTATTGCATCAATGAATTATATATGGCTCCTTCTTTTTTACTATCACAGTCAGTACTGCCATGTTCATCCCTGTATTTCCCCCAATGTGCAGAGATATGAGAGTCTGCCTAGGTAGGGAATATATCTAGCAGTAGAATTGTTGGATAAAAGGGCATATGCAACCTCAGTTTATTACTGTAAGTAAAGGTGAAAATATGCAGACTGCACAAAGAATAAGAAAGTAGAATCAGCAGGACTTTGACAAAGTGACAGGCACCTGAATGTACAAAGTACAGCAGGGAAGTAGGAGGAAAATAGGAAAGAGCTGTATCTGAGAACTctttttattgaatataatttgGGGAGAAAAAGTGCAATAGGCCCTTCTGCCCAcgttcatttcttttctccagaTCTCACACCTGGATTTTATCCACTTGATCCACTTCTTGGGATTAGTGGTGTAGGCAGTCGGTTGTGGGTCTTTTTGGAGCAGCTGGGAAGTTAGGTTCTTTCTGCTTGTTCTCTTTGTAAATCTTTGTTTTGAAATCCCTGTCAACTAGTGCCTGGGCAACAAGGAGTTACCGTCTGAATCCCATtagtcttcctgctgctgctaagtcacttcagtcgtgtccaactctgtgcgaccccagagatggcagcccaccaggctccgccgtccctgggattctccaggcaagaacactggagtggattgccatttccttctccaatgcatgaaagtgaagttgctcagtcatgt includes:
- the TMBIM4 gene encoding protein lifeguard 4 isoform X1; this encodes MADLDPRYPCSSIEDDFNYGSCVASASVHIRMAFLRKVYSILSLQVLLTTVTSAIFLYFDSIRTFVHESPALILVLTLGSLGLILALTVNRHKHPLNLYLLFGFTLLESLTVAFIVTFYDVYVVLQAFILTCAVFLGLTVYTLQSKRDFSKFGAGLFAGLWILCLSGILRLFFYSETVELVLAAGGALLFCGFIIYDTHSLMHRLSPEEYVLAAINLYLDIINLFLHLLRVLEAVNKK
- the TMBIM4 gene encoding protein lifeguard 4 isoform X2; the encoded protein is MAAAWPPPACTSEWVLLLTTVTSAIFLYFDSIRTFVHESPALILVLTLGSLGLILALTVNRHKHPLNLYLLFGFTLLESLTVAFIVTFYDVYVVLQAFILTCAVFLGLTVYTLQSKRDFSKFGAGLFAGLWILCLSGILRLFFYSETVELVLAAGGALLFCGFIIYDTHSLMHRLSPEEYVLAAINLYLDIINLFLHLLRVLEAVNKK